In a single window of the Oscarella lobularis chromosome 2, ooOscLobu1.1, whole genome shotgun sequence genome:
- the LOC136183852 gene encoding myosin-9-like, with amino-acid sequence MDSQSLKYLAVDRAKLTDAAAQAEWTAKRLVWVPHVEKGFVTASVKEDRAAKEEFVVELEDGTRQTVPKDDVQKMNPPKFDKVEDMAELTCLNEASVLHNLRDRYYSGLIYTYSGLFCVVVNPYRYYPIYSERVVEAYKGKKRHEMPPHIYAITDTAYRSMLEDRENQSILCTGESGAGKTENTKKVIQYLALVAGTTGGKGHSSGTSPSKSRVERQSTSSSLMSKTGMTMHQGELEQQLLQANPILESFGNAKTVKNDNSSRFGKFIRVKFDANAQICGASIDTYLLEKSRAIRQASGERTFHIFYQLLHGAAPKERSEFVLGDINSYRFLSNGNEMVQGVNDAVEFEMTREAMEIMGFSNEEMNSVLRIVSAVLYFGNMVFKQERNSDQAVLPDNTVAQKICHLLGVSVTEFTKGLLKPKVKVGREVVTRAQSKEQVEFSVEATAKALYERLFKWIVQKINKSLDRTRREGTSFIGILDIAGFEIFQVNSFEQLCINYTNEKLQQLFNHHMFILEQEEYRIEGIEWTFIDFGLDLQPCIDLIERHPMGILPLLDEECWFPKATDKSFVEKLEREFISHQKYKKPDFRSQAHFTISHYAGNVDYNATNWLVKNMDPLNDNLTALLHKSGDPFVESLWKDLTNVHGMPDSSAFGASKPRKGMFRTVGQLYKEQLNALMVTLRNTTPNFVRCIIPNYEKKPGKLVAPLVLEQLRCNGVLEGIRICRQGFPNRVLFQEFKQRYEILTPSAIPKGFMDGRKACQLMLEALDLDENLYRIGLSKVFFRAGVLGHLEEERDMKLTDVIIGIQAYCRGVLARQQYRKRVQQSIAIRVVQRNARSYLKLRNWQWWKLFTKVKPLLNVTRQEDEIREKEKELKDIVSRMEKSEHDLKELQRAHQQILTEKSSLTEQLQQEVENSAELEEARNSLAKRKMELEELFKETETRLGEEEEKNDQLMAEKQQKEIQIQELEDTIEEEEAVKQKLQLDKNQLESKVKTLESDLVSQEETSARLAKDKKTLEEKLTETKVALSGEEDKTKNLLKTKNKHEQTIADLEERLRREEKLRQELEKEKRRLEAEIRDLKEQLENARQQISELQSNLTKRDGELTSTLQRLDEESASRASLEKANRELKSQIQDLQEDLENERAQKARVEKTKRELGQELEGLRDELSETTNLTEVQQAQQRKREVELDQLKKTLDQEVTSREVAIAEMKHQHQKALSDLSDQLDSTRRSLDNAKKLKGQSDEDKSQLSVDLEKERHRVTEMGRKQKTLEGQVHDLTAKCSTAERDLAELRASNEKVKMELDKASSASVDFESQCAHLSREKHSLENQINDLQDSLRQESQAKTTALSKLRMAESDLDRAQELLDEEEENKANATRQTTTLQQQLTESQQRLSEATASVEDLEGLKKKLYRDIDGLNGRIDELETGNKKLEKSKKRLMGELEDLGKDSEMHRAALTALEKKQKKFDQTLNDEKAISDRHAMERDVAQREAREATTKAMNLQRELEELEFRFSEVERSRKQLQGELDAQLESKDDVGKSMHDLEKTKRLLEAQLEEQKTNLEELEDELQLAEDAKLRLEVNMQALKAQLEKELQQKEEQNEEGRRGVVRQLRELESELDEERKTRSQAVSARKKLEAELNDLQYHLDQITKEKEDAYKQMKKYQNQSKDLNRELDDVRSNLSSVSTRAKDAERKTRSLEGEIQALQDSLSSAERGKRQAETERDELQDQLSGNHPKLQLLTEEKKRLESKLLAMEEDSEELQVELEQVNAQLRKATMQVDNANQELYHERSASQKMETAKIALEKELKEMKLRLEELEDGSRSRGKMALANLEKRLHAAEEELDSRTRECSGALKANRRLEKRMKDLILQAEDERRHADQYKEQADRMNSRVRSLKRQVDEAEEEVTRINTSKRKLQRDLDEAMEEKEQLRIELSNAKAKSGLRSSRHLGGSISSRSGRRSYDWGRDETAFADGSSVASGDSRSHSPQNQDES; translated from the exons ATGGACAGCCAATCGCTGAAATATCTCGCGGTCGATCGCGCAAAACTGACGGACGCCGCGGCGCAGGCCGAATGGACGGCAAAACGGCTCGTCTGGGTCCCCCACGTCGAGAAGGGCTTTGTGACGGCGAGCGTGAAGGAAGATCGGGCGGCGAAGGaggaattcgtcgtcgaactcgaaGACGGAACGCGACAAACCGTtccaaaagacgacgtccaAAAAATGAATCCGCCCAAGTTCGACAAAGTCGAAGACATGGCCGAGTTGACGTGTTTGAACGAGGCGAGCGTCCTGCACAATCTGCGCGATCGCTACTACAGCGGTCTCATTTAC ACGTATTCGGGTCTTTTCTGTGTCGTCGTGAATCCTTATCGCTATTATCCGATTTACTCGGAGCGCGTCGTGGAAGCGTACAAGGGAAAGAAGCGACACGAGATGCCGCCTCACATCTACGCGATCACGGATACGGCCTATCGAAGCATGTTAGAAG ATCGAGAAAATCAATCGATTCTTTGCAC GGGCGAGTCTGGTGCCGGAAAAACGGAAAATACGAAGAAAGTGATACAGTACTTGGCTCTCGTTGCCGGGACGACCGGAGGAAAGGGACATTCATCCGGGACGTCGCCGAGCAAGAGTCGCGTGGAGAGACAATCGACGAGTTCTTCGTTGATGAGCAAGACGGGAATGACGATGCATCAGGGAGAACTCGAGCAACAATTGCTACAAGCCAATCCCATATTGGAATCGTTTGGAAATGCAAAGACGGTGAAAAACGACAACTCGTCAAGATTc GGAAAGTTCATCCGGGTTAAGTTTGATGCTAATGCACAGATATGCGGCGCTTCAATTGATACAT ATCTTTTGGAGAAATCACGTGCAATTCGTCAGGCTTCCGGAGAACGAACTTTTCATATTTTCTATCAGCTTTTGCATGGAGCCGCGCCCAAGGAGAGAA GCGAATTTGTTCTCGGTGATATCAACTCGTATCGATTTTTGTCGAACGGTAATGAAATGGTGCAGGGTGTGAATGACGCAGTCGAATTTGAAATGACAAGa GAAGCGATGGAGATAATGGGTTTCAGCAATGAAGAAATGAATT CTGTGCTTAGGATTGTGTCCGCTGTTCTTTATTTTGGCAATATGGTCTTCAAACAGGAGAGAAATTCGGATCAGGCCGTTCTCCCCGACAACACAG TTGCTCAGAAAATTTGCCACCTTCTTGGCGTCTCAGTCACCGAATTCACAAAGGGTTTACTCAAGCCAAAAGTGAAAGTGGGACGAGAAGTCGTCACGCGTGCGCAGAGCAAAGAACAG GTTGAGTTTTCCGTGGAGGCGACGGCCAAGGCGTTGTACGAACGTCTCTTCAAGTGGATCGTccagaaaatcaataagagtTTGGatcgaacgcgacgcgaagGAACGTCGTTTATCGGCATCCTGGATATTGCCGGatttgaaatatttcaa gtgaaCTCGTTTGAGCAATTGTGTATCAATTACACGAATGAGAAACTTCAGCAACTCTTCAATCATCACATGTTTATTCTTGAacag GAAGAATATCGGATTGAAGGAATCGAGTGGACCTTTATTGACTTTGGACTCGATCTTCAGCCGTGCATTGATCTAATAGAAAGA CATCCCATGGGCATTCTTCCGCTTTTGGACGAAGAGTGCTGGTTTCCCAAGGCAACGGACAAGTCCTTTGTGGAGAAACTCGAACGCGAGTTCATCAGTCATCAGAAGTACAAGAAACCGGATTTCCGGTCTCAAGCTCATTTCACTATCAGTCACTACGCCGGAAAC GTCGATTACAATGCAACGAATTGGCTCGTGAAGAACATGGATCCTTTGAACGATAATTTGACGGCGTTGCTTCACAAATCGGGCGATCCGTTTGTCGAATCTTTGTGGAAAGATCTCa CTAATGTTCATGGGATGCCCGATTCATCGGCTTTCGGTGCCTCCAAACCGCGCAAAGGAATGTTTCGCACCGTGGGACAACTCTACAAg gaGCAATTGAATGCTTTGATGGTGACGTTGCGCAATACCACGCCCAATTTCGTTCGTTGCATCATTCCCAATTACGAAAAGAAACCCGGGAAGCTCGTCGCGCCGCTCGTTCTCGAACAGCTGCGCTGCAACGGCGTTCTCGAGGGAATACGAATTTGTCGTCAGGGATTTCCCAATCGCGTTCTATTTCAAGAATTCAAACAGAG ATATGAGATTTTGACGCCATCCGCTATTCCAAAGGGTTTTATGGATGGACGAAAAGCGTGTCAGCTGATG CTTGAAGCGTTGGATTTGGATGAGAATTTGTATCGAATTGGCTTATCCAAAGTCTTCTTTCGCGCCGGCGTGCTCGGTCATTTGGAAGAGGAACGCGATATGAAGTtgactgacgtcattattggAATACAAGCCTATTGCAGAGGAGTCCTCGCACGAca ACAATATCGCAAGCGCGTTCAGCAGTCGATTGCTATTCGCGTCGTCCAGCGCAACGCGCGTAGTTATCTCAAGTTGAGAAATTGGCAATGGTGGAAGCTTTTCACGAAG GTGAAACCCCTTCTCAACGTCACGCGACAAGAGGACGAGATTcgcgagaaggagaaggagctGAAGGACATCGTATCGCGCATGGAAAAATCCGAGCACGATTTGAAAGAATTGCAGCGCGCTCATCAGCAAATTTTGACggagaaatcgtcgttgacgGAACAACTTCAACAGGAAGTGGAAAACAGCGCAGAATTGGAAGAg GCGAGAAATTCGTTGGCCAAGAGAAAAATGGAGCTGGAGGAATTGTTTAAAGAGACGGAAACGCGATTGggtgaagaagaggagaagaatgATCAGCTGATGGCTGAAAAGCAACAGAAGGAAATACAGATACAAGAGCTGGAGGACAC catcgaagaggaagaagcgGTGAAACAGAAATTGCAGTTGGATAAAAATCAATTGGAATCCAAAGTGAAAACGCTGGAATCGGATTTGGTGTCTCAAGAAGAAACATCAGCGcgg CTGGCGAAAGACAAGAAGACGCTCGAAGAGAAATTGACGGAAACGAAAGTGGCTCTTTCCGGCGAAGAGGACAAGACGAAGAATCtcttgaaaacgaaaaacaaacaCGAGCAGACGATCGCCGACTTGGAAGAACGCCTTCGACGCGAAGAGAAATTGCGACAAgaattagaaaaagaaaaacgacgtctcgaaGCGGAAATACGGGACCTAAAAGAACAATTAGAAAACGCAAGACAACag atttctGAACTTCAATCGAATTTGACGAAACGTGACGGggaattgacgtcgactcttcagcgtctcgacgaagaatcggCTTCGCGCGCGTCCTTGGAAAAAGCGAATCGCGAGTTGAAATCTCAAATTCAAGATCTTCAAGAGGATCTGGAGAACGAGCGTGCGCAGAAGGCGcgcgtcgaaaagacgaaacgcGAATTGGGTCAAGAACTCGAGGGACTTCGCGACGAACTTTCCGAGACCACGAATCTCACGGAAGTGCAACAGGCTCAACAGCGCAAGCGCGAAGTCGAATTGGAtcaattgaagaagacgttggatcaggaagtgacgtcacgcgaagTCGCCATCGCCGAAATGAAGCATCAGCATCAGAAAGCGTTGAGCGATTTGTCGGATCAGTTGGATTCAACGAGGCGTAGTCTTGACAACGCGAAGAAACTCAAGGGCCAATCGGATGAGGATAAGAGTCAGCTGAGCGTGGATTTAGAAAAGGAGAGGCATCGCGTCACGGAAATGGGGCGGAAGCAGAAAACCCTCGAAGGTCAGGTGCACGATTTGACGGCAAAGTGTTCGACGGCGGAACGCGATTTGGCCGAATTGCGCGCGTCCAATGAGAAGGTGAAAATGGAGTTGGAcaaagcgtcgtcggcgagcgtcgatttcgagtcGCAATGCGCCCATTTGAGTCGCGAGAAACACAGTCTCGAGAATCAGATCAACGATTTGCAG GATTCGCTGCGTCAAGAATCgcaagcgaaaacgacggccCTTAGCAAACTACGCATGGCGGAAAGCGATCTCGATCGCGCCCAGGAGCTcctcgacgaagaggaggagaacaaAGCGAATGCGACgcgtcaaacgacgacgcttcaACAGCAGCTAACCGAATCGCAGCAGCGCTTGAgcgaggcgacggcgagcgtcgaGGATCTCGAAggattgaagaagaaattgtatCGCGATATCGACGGGTTGAATGggcgaatcgacgagctGGAGACGGGGAATAAGAAGTTggagaagtcgaagaagcggCTCATGGGCGAGTTGGAGGATTTGGGTAAGGATTCCGAGATGCATCGCGCCGCTTTGACGGCACTCgagaagaaacagaagaaattcgatcAG aCTTTGAATGATGAGAAAGCGATTTCGGATAGACATGCTATGGAACGCGATGTGGCTCAAAGAGAGGCAAGGGAAGCGACTACAAAG GCCATGAATTTGCAAAGGGAGTTGGAAGAACTTGAGTTCCGATTTTCCGAAGTGGAAAGATCTCGAAAACAGCTTCAG ggTGAACTTGATGCTCAACTCGAGTCCAAAGATGACGTCGGAAAATCc atgcATGATttggagaaaacgaagcgtttGCTCGAGGCTCAGCTCGAAGagcagaaaacgaatttgGAGGAATTAGAAGACGAACTCCAATTGGCCGAAGACGCGAAACTTCGTCTGGAAGTCAACATGCAAGCGTTGAAAGCTCAATTGGAGAAAGAACTCCAACAGAAAGAGGAGCAGAACGAGGAAGGTCGTCGAGGCGTCGTACGAcaa tTGCGCGAGTTGGAGAGCGAATTGGATGAGGAGAGAAAGACTAGAAGTCAAGCGGTTTCGGCGCGAAAGAAGTTGGAAGCCGAATTAAACGATTTGCAGTATCATTTGGATCAGATtacgaaggagaaggaagacgCCTACAAACAGATGAAGAAATATCAG aatcagTCCAAGGATCTTAATCGCGAGTTGGATGACGTGCGATCGAATTTGAGTAGCGTTTCGACGCGCGCTAAGGACGCGGAGAGAAAGACGCGGAGTCTCGAAGGCGAGATACAGGCGCTTCAAGAc agtTTGTCTTCAGCTGAGCGAGGAAAACGTCAAGCTGAGACGGAGAGGGATGAATTACAGGATCAGCTTTCGGGAAATCATCCTAAATT GCAATTGCTaactgaagagaaaaagagattgGAGTCGAAATTATTGGCTATGGAAGAGGATTCCGAAGAGTTGCAAGTCGAATTGGAACAAGTGAACGCTCAGCttcgaaaagcgacgatgcAG GTCGATAATGCGAATCAAGAACTCTATCACGAACGCTCGGCGTCGCAGAAAATGGAGACGGCGAAAATTGCGTTGGAGAAGGAATTGAAGGAGATGAAGTTGCGTTTGGAGGAGCTCGAAGACGGGTCGAGAAGTCGCGGGAAAATGGCGCTAGCGAATTTAGAAAAACGGCTGCacgccgccgaagaagaaTTAGACTCTCGAACGAG AGAATGCAGCGGGGCTCTGAAGGCGAATCGGCGTCTGGAGAAGCGTATGAAGGATTTGATATTGCAGGCGGAGGACGAGAGACGTCACGCTGATCAGTACAAAGAGCAG GCGGATCGCATGAATTCGCGAGTTAGGAGCTTGAAACGTCAAGTAGACGAAGCG gaagaAGAGGTGACTCGTATCAATACATCCAAGAGAAAACTTCAACGAGATTTGGACGAAGCGATGGAGGAGAAGGAGCAGCTACGAATCGAACTTTCCAACGCCAAAGCGAAATC gggACTTCGTTCGAGTCGTCATCTTGGGGGTTCGATATCGTCGCGATCCGGACGTCGATCGTACGACTGGGGTCGCGACGAGACGGCGTTCGCCGACGGGAGCAGCGTGGCCAGCGGCGACAGTCGTTCTCACTCGCCTCAGAATCAGGACGAGTCGTAG
- the LOC136200090 gene encoding BAI1-associated protein 3-like — protein sequence MATSYRRSPTLSSSAESNRSGSDLWALVRSLYRLGMFGRLRIRHKSISRSTRTKEEENARAKQLDGSFFETLNAQHIQENEIEIEAPQVESDKSGGDDYGVPFDYLTIAPLSSKELEIAYKSLLKTAQFWLGAKETSIEKIRDQCHAYMKKVFDVDERQHSDWLSWTKTHVKPPKQFVRVSIIEGRNLPPKDPNGLSDPYCILGVVRLDPGMLDGKSKTKHVKDLVKDESKLATTAVIPTTLNPKWNEQFDIDIEDVKKEYIQIDIWDSDSEENIGDAIKNIKKVQGLFGLKRYFRQIAQTTVGGTEDDFMGRAHIPLKEISSDGFEGWIQIRTRRQRPKKGEIFVRIQLMADSKSTKSDEAFDEHRKIRRQFVHHEATQLRDRGGEGATCSWNGQLSNHASDLLNQHAIQTGVTDLEVAITDWIVTAEYNEKHGVRGSSLLQALTRLEGEWEKVVALQRDPLDELGKDKTDKLVASIDSYRKWARKILVKFRHVFSATRKDSPQRFLAFLQCLLLSFNLPVAKIHLWENDFVTFVESAVSESAQYWFTQRYAVAQPIVESEQNEVLSLVEFAHDCVVELYRARQLDKIVFKRLHICFFQITFKQIEKLLSPIVELRIQNATKHLTTLSFDSDEFVEVATATFKLYLTIKETFSLRAELPIE from the exons ATGGCGACTTCGTATCGACGTTCTCCGACTCTTTCTT CGAGCGCcgaatcgaatcgatcgGGATCCGATCTCTGGGCTCTCGTGCGTAGTCTCTATCGTCTCGGCATGTTCGGTCGCTTGAGAATACGGCACAAGTCGATTAGTcgctcgacgagaacgaaagaggaagaaaacgca AGGGCCAAGCAGTTGGACGGAAGTTTCTTCGAGACGCTCAACGCCCAACACATCCAAgagaacgaaatcgaaataGAAGCGCCTCAA GTTGAAAGTGATAAAAGCGGAGGAGACGACTATGGAGTCCCTTTCGATTATCTGACTATTGCACCTCTCTCGAGCAAAGAG CTGGAAATAGCGTACAAATCTCTTCTCAAGACAGCGCAATTTTGGCTCGGAGCCAAAGAAACGagtatagaaaaaattcgagaCCAATGTCACGCGTACAtgaaaaag GTTTTCGATGTCGATGAAAGGCAGCACTCTGATTGGCTTAGCTGGACTAAAACCCACGTAAAA CCTCCTAAACAATTTGTTCGCGTTTCTATCATTGAAGGTCGTAATCTTCCTCCAAAGGATCCAAACG gttTGAGTGATCCGTATTGTATTTTGggcgtcgttcgactcgaTCCGGGCATGTTGGACGGgaaatcgaaaacgaaacaCGTGAAGGATCTCGTGAAAGACGAATCGAAATTGGCGACAACAGCCGTCATTCCGACAACTCTCAATCCCAAATGGAACGAACAGTTTGATAT tGATATCGAAGACGTGAAAAAGGAATACATTCAAATAGACATATG GGATTCCGATTCTGAGGAAAATATTGGTGACGCAATAAAGAATATCAAGAAAGTTCAAGGGTTATTTGGCTTGAAAAG ATACTTTCGTCAAATTGCCCAGACGACTGTTGGCGGAACGGAAGACGATTTTATGGGAAGAGCGCATATTCCCCTCAAG GAAATTTCTTCTGATGGATTCGAAGGGTGGATTCAGATTCGCacgcgacgacagcgaccGAAAAAGGGCGAAATATTCGTCAGAATTCAACTGATGGCCGACAGCAAA TCGACGAAATCCGATGAAGCGTTCGATGAACacagaaaaattcgtcgacaattCGTCCATCACGAAGCGACGCAATTACGAGAC aggggAGGAGAAGGTGCAACATGTAGCTGGAATGGGCAGTTGAGCAATCACGCCTCCGATCTTCTGAATCAACACGCCATTCAAACAGGCGTAACCGACCTCGAAGTGGCAATCAC GGATTGGATTGTTACGGCTGAATACAATGAGAAGCACGGGGTCCGGGGTTCTTCTTTGTTGCAAGCGTTGACGCGTCTCGAAGGGGAGTGGGAAAAAGTCGTAGCGCTTCAAAGGGATCCTCTTGATGAATTAGGGAAAGATAAG acggATAAATTGGTCGCTTCTATTGATTCGTACCGGAAGTGGGCTCGAAAGATTTTGGTCAAATTTAGACACGTTTTTTCGGCGACAAGGAAGGATAGTCCTCAAAGATTTCTTGCTTTTTTGCA ATGCCTTCTCTTGTCTTTTAATCTACCCGTCGCGAAAATTCACCTTTGGGAGAACGATTTTGTGACTTTTGTTGAATCAGCTGTTTca GAATCGGCTCAATATTGGTTTACGCAACGTTACGCAGTTGCGCAGCCTATAGTGGAG TCTGAACAAAATGAGGTTTTGTCTTTGGTTGAGTTTGCTCACGATTGCGTTGTGGAGTTGTACAGAGCTCGTCAACTTGATAAAATCGTTTTTAAAAG ATTACATATTTGCTTTTTTCAAATCACTTTTAAACAAATCGAAAAATTG CTGTCTCCTATCGTCGAACTTCGCATTCAAAATGCAACGAAACATTTGACAACGTTGTCTTTCGATTcggacgaattcgtcgaagttGCAACGGCTACATTCAAGCTCTATCTCACCAtcaaagaaacgttttcactTCGAGCCGAATTACCAATAGAGTGA
- the LOC136183932 gene encoding BAI1-associated protein 3-like: protein MWKQLDWPDPPVAYSFLVQLTDHICVTAKRYADCVIDHLKRKSYYDDEGQFDVTEQLCISVNNVEYVRSSLQMLPVDLNWDAALKALEGLAGVAQSRAALRTILRSADEDFENKILIIVERIGERMRVDIEKYSRLLLRDARTVTTENSMNGLMEYLQQNLQILSDGLLDQPFQMILVSMYYVCLNQWYQLVKDRYDLEPYIYKRMAGALKILRSFFFAGGNGLSEESLESEAYQALFRCIERRRWNSQELIYQYLAELEREQAAMKTAERGYLTVQIGYIEKAEKICIKIMNCRDMPALDSNGLADLYVKVSPFPVGVYGAHSGVQRTKVEKETLTPIFDETFYIPIASDLLRKHKSALVFSVFDWDRFSKDDMAGEGIFSLSSIPAVSSESDVSQLRQTTLKLRLPPEPKGDAFYLLMHRSDNEAVEFVKKRKKRAKLER, encoded by the exons ATGTGGAAGCAGCTTGATTGGCCGGATCCTCCTGTTGCATACAGTTTTCTCGTTCAACTCACGGAC CATATTTGTGTCACGGCTAAGCGTTACGCTGATTGCGTCATTGATCATCTCAAACGTAAGTCTTATTACGATGATGAAggtcaatttgacgtcacggaaCAG CTTTGTATCAGTGTGAATAATGTGGAGTATGTGCGATCGTCTTTGCAAATGTTACCTGTTGATTTGAATTGGGACGCGGCTTTGAAGGCCTTGGAAGGTCTTGCTGGGGTTGCGCAGAGTCGCGCCGCTTTGCGCACTATTTTGCGCAGTGCTGACGAAGATTTTGAAAATAAGATATTGATTATTGTGGAAAGGATTGGAGAGAGg ATGCGTGTTGATATTGAAAAGTATTCGCGGTTGTTGCTTAGAGACGCCAGGACTGtcacaacagaaaac TCCATGAATGGTCTTATGGAATATCTTCAGCAGAATTTGCAGATTTTGAGTGACGGTCTTTTGGATCAACCTTTTCAAAT GATTTTGGTGAGCATGTACTATGTTTGCCTCAATCAATGGTATCAATTAGTGAAAGAcagatatgac cttGAGCCATATATCTATAAGCGTATGGCAGGAGCTCTAAAA ATCCTTCGttccttcttttttgccGGTGGAAATGGCCTAAGTGAAGAGTCCTTGGAATCAGAAGCTTATCAA GCTTTATTTCGGTGCATTGAACGACGAAGGTGGAACAGCCAAGAACTGATTTATCAGTATCTAGCCGAACTGGAGAGAGAGCAAGCAGCAATGAAG ACAGCAGAACGAGGCTATCTGACCGTCCAGATTGGATACATCGAAAAAGCGGAAAAAATCTGCATTAAAATCATGAACTGCAGAGACATGCCAGCACTCGATTCAAATG gctTGGCTGATTTGTACGTCAAAGTGTCGCCTTTTCCTGTCGGTGTTTACGGAGCGCACAGCGGCGTGCAGCGAACCAAAGTGGAAAAGGAAACGCTGACTCCAATATTTGATGAAACCTTCTACAt CCCTATTGCTTCTGATCTTTTGAGGAAGCACAAGTCCGCTCTTGTGTTCTCCGTTTTTGATTGGGATCGGTTTTCGAAGGATGATATGGCTGGTGAGGGGATTTTTTCCCTGTCTTCTATTCCGGCTGTGTCTAGTGAGAGTGACGTGAGTCAGCTTAGGCAGACGACTTTGAAGCTTCGATTGCCACCGGAACCGAAAGGAGATGCATTTTATCTACTCATGCATAGAAGTGACAACGAAGCTGTCGAATtcgtgaagaaaagaaagaaacgcgcGAAATTGGAGCGGTAA
- the LOC136200362 gene encoding transcription elongation factor A protein 2-like, producing the protein MDRNVIAIGKQLEKLIGEPSLNEERALDLLQALRGMKITVEGLKKSHIGKYVNTLRKGTSNDQVKSLAKKLISAWKKQLEAENSSEVARVRARSSESTPKGSPKLASTPSELKADTPLLQSTPPPPPKIKEEGIKVKHVLPAVSFTSDDIRKKSRDLILSALTKGNEAKMVGISHDQIQQIAGVLEDCVFEEAGDTNQNYKKAIRSRVANLRDDKNPGLRQRVLIGEISPQKLATMSPLEMASDEMKKLRKDFTQETIRESQMAVQSGTKTDLLKCGKCKQNNCSYNQVQTRSADEPMTTFVLCNECGSRWKFN; encoded by the exons ATGGACCGAAACGTTATCGCCATTGGAAAGCAGCTTGAAAAACTTATAGGAGAACCTTCTCTG AACGAAGAACGCGCTCTGGATCTCCTCCAAGCGTTACGCGGCATGAAAATCACAGTCGAAGGTCTCAAA AAAAGCCACATTGGAAAATACGTGAACACGTTGAGAAAAGGAACGTCGAACGATCAAGTAAAGTCCCTAGCAAAGAAACTGATCAGCGCTTGGAAGAAACAGCTCGAAG CTGAGAATTCTTCGGAAGTGGCTCGAGTAAGAGCGAGAAGTTCGGAATCGACGCCCAAGGGAAGTCCGAAATTAGCGTCGACTCCTTCGGAATTGAAGGCTGATACACCACTGTTGCAATCCAcacctccgcctcctccaaaaatcaaagaggAGGGAATCAAAG ttaaGCACGTGCTTCCGGCTGTTTCGTTTACGTCAGACGATATTAGGAAGAAATCACGAGATCTTATACTTTCGGCTCTAACTAAGGGAAATGAAGCGAAAATGGTGGGAATATCACATGATCAGATTCAACAAATAGCTGGCGTTTTAGAAGACT GTGTTTTTGAAGAGGCTGGTGATACGAATCAGAATTATAAGAAGGCCATACGAAGTCGTGTTGCTAATTTGAGAGATGATAAGAATCCCGGATTGAGGCAAAGGGTTTTGATTGGAGAAATATCGCCACAGAAACTGGCTACAATGTCGCCCTTg GAAATGGCTAGTGATGAGATGAAGAAGCTTAGGAAGGATTTTACTCAAGAAACAATCAGAGAATCGCAGATGGCCGTCCAAAGTGGAACGAAAACCGATTTGCTAAAATGTGGCAAATGTAAACAGAACAATTGTTCATATAATCAg GTTCAGACGCGAAGTGCCGATGAACCGATGACAACGTTTGTCTTGTGCAACGAGTGTGGAAGTCGTTGGAAG TTTAACTAG